The Streptomyces sp. NBC_01298 genome contains the following window.
GCAGGCGGCGGCCATGGCGCGCCGCTTCTACCTGGAGGGGAAGTCCAAGATCCAGATCGCCGAGGAGTTCGGCGTGAGCCGCTTCAAGGTGGCCCGGGTCCTGGAGACCGCTCTGGAGCGCGATCTCGTACGCATCGAGATCCGCGTACCGGCGGAGCTGGACGCGGAGCGGTCCGACGCGCTGCGCGCCCGGTACGGGCTGCGGCACGCCGTGGTCGTGGAGTCTCCGGCCGATGCCACCGAGGACGCGCCGGACCCGGAGAACCTGGGTGCCGTAGCCGCCGATCTGCTGGGTGAGCTCGTCAACGAAGGGGACGTGCTGGGTCTCGCGTGGGGGCGGTCGACCATTCACATGGCCGCCTCCCTGCACCGCCTGCCTCCTTGCACCGTCGTCCAGCTGACGGGCGTCTACGACGCCGGTACGGCCGAGCGCGGGTCCGTGGAGGCCGTGCGCAGGGCCGCGCAGGTGTCGGGCGGCGATGCCCACCCGATCTACGCCCCGATGCTGCTGCCCGATCCGGCCACCGCGGCCGCCCTGCGGAACCAGACGGGGATCGCGCGGGCCTTCGAGTACTTCGACAAGGTGACGGTCGCCGCCGTCTCCATCGGGTCCTGGGAGACGGGCATCTCTACCGTCCACGACATGCTGAGCGACGAGGAGCGGGCGCACTACGCCTCGCTGGGTGTCGCGGCCGAGATGTCCGCCCATCTGTTCGACGCCCAAGGGCGCCGGGTCGGGCGGGACCTCGGCGAGCGGTGCATCACCGTGGAGGCGGACCGGCTGCGCCGGATCCCCGAGGTCGTGGCCATCGCCGGCGGGCTGCGCAAGGCGTCCGCGATCGGGGCGGTGCTGCGCTCGGGACTCGTGACCAGTCTGGTCACCGACACCGCCGTAGCGGACTATCTGCTGACCGAATCGGAGCCCGGTCTGCGGCCGGCGCTGGAGCGGGCCGACCCCGACGAGTGATTGTTCGGATTGGTCCGATTGTCCGGACGAATGCCGGTCAAACGCGGGCACGTGAGGTTCGCCGATGCGGATGGTGCCGTAATTGAGATCCGAACGGCGGACCGTTCGACGGCCTGCTGGGCGCATACTGGGTGCAATGACAAAGTCCGCAGTACCTCGCCGCCATCTGCCGTCCAGCCCGTTCAAGGCCCCCGTGGAAGCGCCCCTCCGGCACTTCAGCGTCGGCGACCGGGTTTCTCACGATGAGCACGGCCTCGGCCGTGTCGTCGCCATTGAGGAGGGGATCGCTGTCCTCGTCGAATTCGGGCCTGAGGTCCGTAAGCGCATCCTGAGTCCGTACACCAAGATGTCCGCCCTCTGAAGACACCGCGCGACTCGCGGGAGAATCGGATATTTGGCACGATCGGTGCATGATCTTTCGGAACGTGCCCCGATCGTTGCTGCGTGTGCTGGGGGCCGTGTTCCTCTGCGCGGCGCTGGTCGGTGCGGTGGGTTGCAGCGGGAAGAAACCCGCGCCTGCCGCGGCCACCAGTACGAGCGCGAGCGCCGGCTCCGGCGTTGACGTTGCCCCGAGCGGGGCGGCGAGTTCCGCCGTGCCGACGCCCGGATGGGCGAAGGGCATGGCGACGGTACGGGCCTCGGCATTGCCGCAGCAGGCCCGGGACGTGCTGACGCTGATCGACAAGGGCGGGCCGTACCAGTACCGGCAGGACGGGACCGTCTTCGGCAATTTCGAGAAGGTCCTGCCGCAGAAGAAGCGCGGCTACTACCA
Protein-coding sequences here:
- a CDS encoding sugar-binding transcriptional regulator; its protein translation is MSAGRSALRMGPAELVQAAAMARRFYLEGKSKIQIAEEFGVSRFKVARVLETALERDLVRIEIRVPAELDAERSDALRARYGLRHAVVVESPADATEDAPDPENLGAVAADLLGELVNEGDVLGLAWGRSTIHMAASLHRLPPCTVVQLTGVYDAGTAERGSVEAVRRAAQVSGGDAHPIYAPMLLPDPATAAALRNQTGIARAFEYFDKVTVAAVSIGSWETGISTVHDMLSDEERAHYASLGVAAEMSAHLFDAQGRRVGRDLGERCITVEADRLRRIPEVVAIAGGLRKASAIGAVLRSGLVTSLVTDTAVADYLLTESEPGLRPALERADPDE
- a CDS encoding ribonuclease domain-containing protein, which encodes MPTPGWAKGMATVRASALPQQARDVLTLIDKGGPYQYRQDGTVFGNFEKVLPQKKRGYYHEFTVRTPGERDRGARRIVTGGGGEFFYTDDHYETFKAVLR